The sequence below is a genomic window from Streptomyces sp. NBC_00582.
GGGCGACACGATCGGCTTCGTCGGCCGGATCGACGAGCCGCGCAAGGGGCTGCCGGTGCTGATGAAGGCCCTGCCCCGGATCTTCGCCGAGCGGCCCGGCGCCCGGCTGCTGGTCGCCGGCCGCGGTGACGCGCGGGAGGCGGTGGCCGACCTCCCGAAGGAACTGCACGCGCGCGTGGAGTTCCTCGGCATGGTCAGCGACGAGGACAAGGCCCGCTTCCTGCGCAGCGTCGACCTGTACGTCGCCCCCAACACCGGCGGGGAGAGCTTCGGCATCATCCTCGTCGAGGCCATGTCGGCGGGCGCCCCCGTCCTCGCCTCCGACCTGGACGCCTTCGCCCAGGTCCTCGACCAGGGCGCGGCGGGCGAGCTCTTCGCCAACGAGGACGCGGACGCGCTCGCCGAGGCCGCCGTACGGCTCCTGGGGGACCCGGAACGCCGCGCCGAACTGCGGGAACGAGGCAGCGCCCATGTCCGCCGCTTCGACTGGTCGACCGTCGGCGCGGACATCCTCTCGGTGTACGAGACGGTCACGGCGGGCGCGGCGGCGGTCGCCGTGACCGACGACGACCGAGGCGGCCCGGGCCTCCGCGCCCGCCTGGGCCTGGCCCGCGACTGACGCCGGGCGACGCGCGCCCCGGGGGGCTCGGTGTCCCCCGGGGTTTCGGGGGTGCGTCCGGCTCTGGGGGGCTTCGGGACGCGGGTCTCGGGGTTGCGGGGGTGCGTGCCCGGCCCCCGGGGGCGGCGGGACGGTGGCTGCCGTGCGCGGTGGCTCGGCGGTGCGCGCCTTGCCCCAGGGCGGTGCGTCGGCGGCAGGCGTGCGGTGGGGGCCGGGGTCCGGCCGGCCGTGGGCCCGGGGTGCTTGCCGGGGCGTACGCACGGGTGCGGTCCGCGACCAGCCGTGTGCCCACGCGCCGAGCGCCCCGTGCCCAGCGCCTCGGGGCACGGCGTCCCATATCCGTGACCCACCGCGCGATCCGTGGCGCAGGGCGTCCCGATAGCCTTGCCGACCGTGACCGCAACCCTCATCTGGGCCCTCGTCGTCCTCGTCGCGACCGGGCTGTACCTGAGCTGGACGGCGGGCCGTCTGGACCGCCTGCACGCCCGTATCGACGCCGCCCGCGCGGCGCTGGACGCCCAGCTCCTGCGCCGGGCGTCCGTGGCCCAGGAACTGGCCACCTCCGGGGTCCTCGACCCGGCCGCCTCGATCGTGCTGTACGAGGCCGCGCACGGCGCCCGGCAGGCCGAGGAGGAGCAGCGGGAGGTCGCCGAGAGCGAACTGAGCCAGGCCCTGAGGGCCGTCTTCGCGGACGCCCAGCAGGTGGAGGCGGTGCGCGCGGCGCCCGGCGGAGAGGCGGCGACCCATGAGCTGACCGAGGCCGTCCGCCGGGTCCCGATGGCCCGCCGTTTCCACAACGACGCCGTCGGCGCCGCCCGCCGTCTGCGCGAGCACCGCAAGGTCCGCTGGTTCCGCCTGGCCGGCCACGCCCCGTTCCCGATGGCCTTCGAGATGGACGACGAGGCCCCCGCCGCCCTCGCCGACCGGGCGGCCTGAGGCCATGTCCGACGCCCCGCGACGGGTCTTCCTCGACCTCGAGGACACCGGCTGGGTCTTCGTCGTGGTGGCGGCCCCGACCGGCGTGGTGTACGAGGTGCAGGGCGGCGGCTTCGGCTGCGTCCCGTACGCGCAGGAGGGCTATCTGCTGCCCGTGCCGGGAAACGACCCGGCCGGGGACCTGAAGGACCTCTTCGTCGGCGAGCTCAAGGGCGCCGGAGCCGCAGGCATGGACTGGCCCCCGCCCCTGCTCGACCGGCTGCGGACCGCGGTCGCCCTGCTCGTCCACGGCTCCGCGAACCGGGACGACCTCTTCCCCGCGCCGCTGGTCCTCGACGAGTCCCGGCTCTCCGAGGCGGACGAGGCCTGGGTGCCGGTGCTGACGCCCGACGGCCCGGGGGTGCTGACCTGGGAGAACTCGGACTGAGACCGGTCCCGGAAGGGCTCCGGAACCGAAAACGATCCACGGCCTTCCCATTGGCCCTTGCTGTGGACTGGTTCATTCCCGTTTCCTCGGTTCCTGCACCATCCCCTCTTCCACTCCAGTGAGGTCAACCCGTGTCCATCACCGAGAACCAGGCTCCCGAGACCGGCACCGCGCGCGTGAAGCGCGGCATGGCGGAGCAGCTCAAGGGCGGCGTGATCATGGACGTCGTCACGCCGGAGCAGGCGAAGATCGCCGAGGACGCGGGGGCCGTCGCCGTCATGGCCCTGGAGCGGGTCCCGGCCGACATCCGCAAGGACGGCGGCGTGGCCCGTATGTCCGACCCCGACATGATCGAGGGCATCATCGAGGCCGTCTCGATCCCGGTCATGGCCAAGTCCCGCATCGGCCACTTCGTCGAGGCCCAGGTCCTGCAGTCCCTCGGCGTGGACTACATCGACGAGTCCGAGGTCCTCACCCCGGCCGACGAGGTCAACCACTCCGACAAGTGGGCCTTCACCACCCCGTTCGTGTGCGGCGCCACCAACCTGGGCGAGGCCCTGCGCCGTATCGCCGAGGGTGCCGCGATGATCCGCTCCAAGGGCGAGGCCGGCACCGGCAACGTCGTCGAGGCGGTCCGCCACCTGCGCCAGATCAAGAACGAGATCGCCCGGCTCCGCGGCTACGACAACCACGAGCTGTACGCCGCCGCCAAGGAGCTGCGCGCCCCGTACGAGCTGGTCAAGGAGGTCGCCGAGCTCGGCAAGCTCCCTGTCGTGCTGTTCTCCGCCGGTGGCGTGGCCACCCCCGCCGACGCCGCGCTGATGCGCCAGCTCGGTGCCGAGGGCGTCTTCGTCGGCTCGGGCATCTTCAAGTCCGGCGACCCGGCCAAGCGCGCCGCCGCCATCGTGAAGGCCACCACCTTCTACGACGACCCCAAGATCATCGCGGACGCGTCCCGCAACCTGGGCGAGGCCATGGTCGGCATCAACTGCGACACCCTCCCCGAGGCCGAGCGCTACGCCAACCGCGGCTGGTAGTTCCCCATGAGCACTCCTGTCATAGGCGTCCTGGCCCTCCAGGGCGACGTACGGGAGCACCTGATCGCCCTGGCCGCGGCGGACGCCGTGGCCAGGCCGGTCCGGCGCCCCGAGGAACTCGCCGAGGTGGACGGTCTCGTCCTCCCCGGCGGCGAGTCGACCACCATCTCCAAGCTGGCCGTCCTCTTCGGCGTGATGGAGCCGCTCCGCGCGCGCGTACGGGCAGGGATGCCCGTCTACGGCACCTGCGCCGGCCTGATCATGCTCGCCGACAAGATCCTCGACCCGCGTTCGGGCCAGGAGACGTTCGGCGGCATCGACATGATCGTGCGCCGCAACGCCTTCGGGCGGCAGAACGAGTCCTTCGAAGCGGCGGTGGACGTGAAGGGCGTCGAGGGCGATCCTGTGGAGGGCGTCTTCATCCGCGCCCCCTGGGTGGAGTCCGTCGGCGCGGACGTCGAGGTGCTCGCCGAGCACGGCGGCCACATCGTCGCCGTACGCCAGGGCAACGCGCTCGCCACGTCGTTCCACCCGGAACTGACCGGCGACCACCGCGTGCACTCCCTGTTCGTCGACATGGTGCGCGCGAACCGAACGGCGGAGTCCTTGTAGGATCTCGGGGGGTCCCCCCGGGCTCTCAGGGCCTGGGGGAGTTCGTTATGGGATGGTTACGCGAAGGAGACAGGCAGATGTCCGGCCACTCTAAATGGGCTACGACGAAGCACAAGAAGGCCGTGATCGACGCCAAGCGCGGCAAACTCTTCGCGAAGCTGATCAAGAACATCGAGGTCGCCGCGCGCATGGGCGGAGTCGACCTCGAGGGCAACCCGACGCTGTACGACGCCGTGCAGAAGGCCAAGAAGCAGTCGGTGCCGAACAAGAACATCGACTCCGCGATCAAGCGCGGTGGCGGTCTCGAGGCCGGTGGCGCCGACTACGAGACGATCATGTACGAGGGCTACGGCCCGAACGGCGTCGCGGTGCTCATCGAGTGCCTCACCGACAACCGCAACCGCGCCGCCTCCGACGTCCGCGTCGCGATGACCCGCAACGGCGGCAACATGGCCGACCCGGGCTCCGTGTCGTACATGTTCAGCCGCAAGGGCGTCATCATCGTCCCCAAGGGCGAGCTGAGCGAGGACGACGTCCTCGGTGCCGTCCTGGACGCGGGCGCCGAGGAGGTCAACGACCTCGGCGAGACCTTCGAGGTCGTCAGCGAGGCCACCGACCTGGTCGAGGTCCGCACCGCCCTCCAGGAGGCCGGCATCGACTACGACTCCGCCGAGTCCAGCTTCGTGCCGTCCGTCCAGGTCGAGCTGGACGAGGAGGGCGCCAAGAAGATCTTCAAGCTCATCGACGCCCTCGAGGACAGCGACGACGTGCAGAACGTCTTCGCCAACTTCGACGTCAGCGACGAGGTCATGGAGAAGGTCGACGCCTGACCGACCCGCTCGCCCGAGGCACACGAAACGGCCCGCCGAAATCCCCTTCGGCGGGCCGTTCGTCGTCTGCGCGCGCCCTCGTCAGGGGCGTGGGGCCGTGATCAGCCGTCGATGCTCTTCACGTCACCGGTGTGCTTCAGGTTGCCCTTGCCGTCGGCGGCCACGGTGGCGGCCTTCATGTACTCCACCGCGCCGTCCTTCCACCAGATGTTGATGGTGGCCTTGTGGTCGCAGATGTTGTGGAAGTAGACCGTGGTGGTCGAGATGCCGTCGGCCCAGGACCAGTTGAAGCAGCCGCTGCGGCCGGTGTGCTTGGAGTCGGCGGCGGCCTGGGCCGGCGTCGCGATCGCGATCCCGGCCAGCAGGACGGAGGCGGTCGTCGCGGCGAGCTTCACCATGGAACGCATGGGGATCCCCGTTTCTGTCGTGATGATGTGACTCCGGCGAGACCTTTGCTCACCGGAACGCGAACATGGTCAGTGTTCGCGTCTGGAAGCTATAAGTGATCACCTGTGCGAAGCAACGGAGTAAGGCCCGTGCGGGGACGGCATTCTGACGACTTGTCGGACATCGGCGACCCGCTGTGATGATCCTTTGCCTTCTCTTTGAATGATCTTCAGTCCCGCCCCGGCCGCCCGACCGCGGAGCGTTGTCAGTGCGGCCGGATAGCCTGACGCGACGGGAACGAACAGGTGCCAGCCGGAGAAGGAGTGACGTGCGCGTACTCGGTGTGGACCCCGGACTGACGCGGTGCGGCGTCGGCGTGGTCGAAGGCGTCGCCGGCCGGCCGCTCACCCTGCTCGGCGTGGGAGTCGTCCGCACACCCGCCGACGCCGAAATCGGCCTGCGCCTGGTCGCCGTCGAGCAGGGCATCGAGCGGTGGCTCGACGAGTACCGCCCCGAGGTCGTCGCCGTGGAACGGGTCTTCAGCCAGCACAACGTACGCACCGTGATGGGCACCGCCCAGGCCAGCGCCGTCGCCATGCTGTGCGCCGCCCGCCGCGGCATCCCCGTCGCCCTGCACACCCCCAGCGAGGTCAAGGCCGCCGTCACGGGCAGCGGCCGCGCCGACAAGGCCCAGGTCGGCGCCATGGTCACCCGGCTGCTCCGGCTCGACGCGCCCCCGAAACCGGCCGACGCCGCGGACGCCCTCGCCCTCGCCATCTGCCACATCTGGCGCGCCCCCGCCCAGAACCGCCTCCAGCAGGCCGTCGCCCTGCACACAGCCAACGCAACGAAAGGCCGTACGGCATGATCGCCTTCGTCAGCGGACCGGTCGCCGCCCTCGCCCCCGACTCCGCGGTGGTCGAGGTCGGAGGCATCGGCATCGCCGTCCAGTGCACGCCGAACACCCTCTCCGGACTGCGCAAGGGCCAGGAGGCCAGACTGGCCACCTCCCTCGTCGTCCGCGAGGACTCCCTCACCCTGTACGGCTTCGTCGACGACGACGAGCGCCAGGTCTTCGAGCTGCTCCAGACCGCCAGCGGCGTCGGCCCCCGGCTGGCCCAGGCGATGCTCGCCGTGCACACCCCGGACGCGCTGCGCCGCGCGGTGTCCACCGGGGACGAGAAAGCGCTGATCGCCGTCCCCGGCATCGGCAAGAAGGGCGCCCAGAAGCTCCTGCTGGAGCTGAAGGACCGGCTCGGCGAGCCGGTCGGCGCCCCCGCGATCGGTGCCCCCGTCACCCACGGCTGGCGCGACCAGCTCCACGCCGCCCTCATCGGCCTCGGCTACGCCACCCGCGAGGCCGACGAGGCCGTGGCCGCCGTGACCCCCCAGGCGGAGGCGGCCGAGGGCACCCCACAGGTCGGGCAGCTCCTCAAGGCCGCCCTGCAGACCCTGAACCGAGCCCGCTGACCCCGCCCCCCTGAGACCACCGCTGAGGCACATCAATGAACTGGGACGACACGACCGACACCGACGCCGCGGCCGAGCGGCTGGTGGGCCCTGTCGCCGACCGCGAGGACCAGGCCGTCGAGGCCGCCCTGCGCCCCAAGGACCTGGGCGAGTTCATCGGACAGGAGAAGGTCCGCGAACAGCTCGACCTCGTCCTGCGCGCCGCCCGCGCGCGCGGGGCCACCGCCGACCACGTCCTGCTCTCCGGCGCCCCCGGCCTCGGCAAGACCACCCTCTCGATGATCATCGCGGCCGAGATGGGCGCCCCCATCCGCATCACCTCCGGCCCCGCGATCCAGCACGCCGGCGACCTCGCCGCGATCCTCTCCTCCCTCCAGGAGGGCGAGGTCCTCTTCCTCGACGAGATCCACCGCATGTCCCGCCCCGCCGAGGAGATGCTCTACATGGCGATGGAGGACTTCCGCGTCGACGTCATCGTCGGCAAGGGCCCCGGCGCCACCGCCATCCCCCTGGAGCTGCCCCCCTTCACCCTGGTCGGCGCCACTACCCGGGCCGGCCTGCTGCCGCCCCCGCTGCGCGACCGCTTCGGCTTCACCGCGCACATGGAGTTCTACGAGCCCGCCGAGCTCCAGCGCGTCGTCCACCGCTCGGCCCATCTCCTCGACGTCGAGATCGACCCCGACGGCGCCGCCGAGATCGCCGGCCGCTCCCGCGGCACGCCCCGGATCGCCAACCGGCTGCTGCGCCGCGTCCGCGACTACGCGCAGGTCAAGGCCGACGGCATCGTCACCCGTGAGATCGCCGCGGCCGCGCTGAAGGTGTACGAGGTCGACGCGCGCGGCCTCGACCGGCTGGACCGGGCGGTCCTGCAGGCGCTGCTGAAGCTGTTCGGCGGCGGCCCGGTCGGCCTGTCCACGCTCGCCGTCGCGGTGGGGGAGGAGCGTGAGACCGTGGAGGAGGTCGCCGAGCCCTTCCTGGTCAGGGAGGGACTGCTGGCGCGCACCCCGCGCGGGCGCGTCGCCACCCCCGCCGCATGGACCCACCTGGGTCTCACTCCGCCGCGCACCCACGGCGGCGGCCAGCAGGACCTCTTCGAGGCATGACACGGAAAGACAACGGTCGGCGGCATTCGCGGGACAAGGAACCCAGGTGCCATGCTGAACGTTGTTCCCTGCGCGCGGACTCGCTTAGACTCCGCCGATGCCGCCTATGTCGGCAGCACACAACCCCCATCCATCAGGCCGCTCAACCATCGCGGTCGCTTGAAGGAAGTTCCGACCCGTGAGTCCTGTGACCCTCCTCCCGTTCATCGTGCTCATCGGGGCCATGTTCCTGATGACCCGGTCGGCCAAGAAGAAGCAGCAGCAGGCCGCCGACATGCGGAACCAGCTGCAGCCCGGTAGCGGTATCCGCACCATCGGGGGCATGTACGCGACGGTCAAGGAGGTCAACGACGACACGGTCCTCCTCGACGCGGGCCCGGGCGTGGAACTGCTCTTCGCGAAGAACGCGATCGGCGCCGTCCTGACCGACGACGAGTACAACCGCATCGTCCACGGCATCGAGCACGACCTGAAGTCCGACTCCGACGTCGTCCCGGACGACGCCTCCTCCCTCACCGACTCCGCCGACGCCGACGAGCCCGCCGACGAAGCTGCCGCCGCCTCCGACGACAAGTCCGTCGACCTCGGCAAGAAGGACACGCCCGAAGCGGCGGAGGAGAAGACCGCCGAGGCCGAGGCCGACGAGGAGCCGCACAAGACCGACGGCGAATCCGACGCGAAGAAGTAGTGCGCCCCCGGGACCCATGGGCCCATGCCCGTGCGGCCCGGGGCGTACGCATCTCGCAGGGGATCCCGACCACATGTCATGGCCGCCGGCGTGCTGACCCGGCGCGAGGCGGCCCGAGAGGGAGTACAAGAAGGTGGCAGCACCTAAAAAGGGCCGGAGCGCGAGCGCCCAGAGCAAGCCGGGGCGCTCGCTGGCCCTGATCCTGATCGCCCTCGTGGGGCTCACCGGAGGCATGTTCGTCTCCGGGGACACCACCCCCCGACTGGGCATCGACCTCGCCGGCGGCACCAGCATCACGCTGGAGGCGAAGGCCGACCAGGGGTCCGCGATCAACAAGGCCAACATGGACACCGCGGTCGAGATCATGAACCGCCGCGTCAACGGGCTGGGCGTTTCCGAGACGGAGGTGCAGACCCAGGGTGACCGCAACATCATCGTGAACATCCCCAAGGGCACCAACTCCAAGGAAGCCCGGGACCAGGTCGGCACCACCGCCAAGCTGTACTTCCGTCCGGTCCTGGCCCAGGAGGCCACCGGCTCCGCCGCGGCCACCACCTCGCCGAGCGCCTCGGCCAGCGGGTCCTCCTCCGCCTCGCCGAGCCCCTCGTCGAGCGCCACCGGGTCCGGGGAGAAGGCATCCTCCTCGTCCTCCTCGTCCCCTTCGGCCACCGCCACCTCCCAGGGCCGGGCCGTCACCGACGGGCTGAAGGCGGACTCCACGCCGTCGGCGAGCGCGACCGACAGCGCCAAGGCCTCCACCACTCCCTCGGCCACCGCCTCCGGCAGCACCTCCGACGCCGCGATCCAGGCGAAGTACGCGGCGCTGGACTGCTCCAAGCGGTCCGTCCGCGCCAAGGCCGGCGAGGGCGTCAAGCCCGAGGACACCACCGTGGCCTGCGGTGAGATCGACAAGGTCTGGTACAAGTACCTGCTCGGCCCCGCCGCCGTCGACGGCACCGACGTCGACAAGGCCCAGGCCGTCTACGACACCCAGACCGCCGCCGGCTGGCAGGTCACCATGGACTTCAACTCCAAGGGGACGAAGAAGTTCGCGACCGTCACCGGCCAGCTCGCGCAGAACACCCAGCCGCAGAACGAGTTCGCCATCGTCCTCGACGGCAACGTCGTCTCCAGCCCCTACGTGCAGTCCGCCATCACCGGCGGCAACGCGCAGATCTCCGGCAGCTTCACCCAGGACGAGGCCCAGGGCCTCGCCAACATGCTGTCGTACGGTGCGCTCCCGCTCTCCTTCAAGGAGCAGAGCGTCACCACCGTGACCGCCGCGCTCGGCGGTGAGCAGCTGCACGCCGGTCTGCTGGCCGGCGCCATCGGCCTCGCCCTGGTCGTGATCTACCTGGTGGCCTACTACCGCGGTCTGTCGCTCATCGCGATCGCCTCGCTGCTGATGTCCGCCGCCCTGACCTACGTGATCATGTCGCTGCTCGGCCCGGCCATCGGCTTCGCGCTGAACCTGCCGGCCGTCTGCGGTGCCATCGTCGCGATCGGTATCACCGCGGACTCGTTCATCGTGTACTTCGAACGCATCCGGGACGAGATCCGCGAGGGCCGCAGCCTGCGCCCCGCCGTCGAGCGGGCCTGGCCGCGCGCCCGGCGCACCATCCTGGTCTCCGACTTCGTGTCCTTCCTCGCCGCCGCGGTGCTGTTCATCGTCACCGTCGGCAAGGTCCAGGGCTTCGCGTTCACCCTCGGTCTGACCACCGTCCTCGACGTCGTCGTGGTCTTCTTCTTCACCAAGCCGCTGATGACCCTGCTCGCCCGCCGCAAGTTCTTCGCGAACGGCCACAAGTGGTCCGGGCTCGACCCCAAGAGCCTGGGCGCGCAGCCGCCGATTCGCCGCACCCGCCGTCCCGCCGGTCCCGCCGCCGGCTCCGTCGAGACGAAGGAGGCGTGAGCGTGTCGAAACTCGGCAACCTCGGCGCCCGACTCCACCGTGGCGAGGTCAGCTACGACTTCATCGGCCACCGCAAGCTCTGGTACGGCATCTCGGTCCTGATCACCATCACGGCCATCCTGGGCCTCGCGGTCCGCGGCCTGAACATGGGCATCGACTTCCAGGGCGGCGCGGTCTTCACCACCCCGAAGACCAGCGTCTCCGTCGCCCAGGCGGAGACCTTCGCCGAAGAGGCCTCCGGCCACCAGGCCGTCGTGCAGAAGCTCGGCAACGACACGCTGCGCATCCAGATCGCCGGCATGGACACCCAGCAGTCCGACGAGATCAAGAACAAGCTCGCCGCGGACTTCAAGGTCGACTCGGAGAAGATCGCCGCCGACCTCGTCGGCCCGAGCTGGGGTGACCAGATCGCCAACAAGGCCTGGCAGGGTCTGGCGATCTTCATGGTCCTCGTCGTGATCTACCTGGCGATCGCCTTCGAATGGCGCATGGCCATCGCGGCGCTCGTCGCCCTGATCCACGACATCACCATCACCGTCGGCATCTACGCCCTCGTCGGTTTCGAGGTCACGCCCGG
It includes:
- the secF gene encoding protein translocase subunit SecF; the protein is MSKLGNLGARLHRGEVSYDFIGHRKLWYGISVLITITAILGLAVRGLNMGIDFQGGAVFTTPKTSVSVAQAETFAEEASGHQAVVQKLGNDTLRIQIAGMDTQQSDEIKNKLAADFKVDSEKIAADLVGPSWGDQIANKAWQGLAIFMVLVVIYLAIAFEWRMAIAALVALIHDITITVGIYALVGFEVTPGTVIGLLTILGYSLYDTVVVFDSLKEQTKDLTKQTRFTYSEVANRSINGTLVRSINTTVVALLPVAGLLFIGGGVLGAGTLNDISLSLFVGLAAGAYSSIFIATPLVADLKEREPQMKALRKRVLAKRAQTAADEELAETRGDFGGDSEDATPAVVGPRDQSGPRSRRRPSGKRR
- the pdxS gene encoding pyridoxal 5'-phosphate synthase lyase subunit PdxS, yielding MSITENQAPETGTARVKRGMAEQLKGGVIMDVVTPEQAKIAEDAGAVAVMALERVPADIRKDGGVARMSDPDMIEGIIEAVSIPVMAKSRIGHFVEAQVLQSLGVDYIDESEVLTPADEVNHSDKWAFTTPFVCGATNLGEALRRIAEGAAMIRSKGEAGTGNVVEAVRHLRQIKNEIARLRGYDNHELYAAAKELRAPYELVKEVAELGKLPVVLFSAGGVATPADAALMRQLGAEGVFVGSGIFKSGDPAKRAAAIVKATTFYDDPKIIADASRNLGEAMVGINCDTLPEAERYANRGW
- a CDS encoding YebC/PmpR family DNA-binding transcriptional regulator → MSGHSKWATTKHKKAVIDAKRGKLFAKLIKNIEVAARMGGVDLEGNPTLYDAVQKAKKQSVPNKNIDSAIKRGGGLEAGGADYETIMYEGYGPNGVAVLIECLTDNRNRAASDVRVAMTRNGGNMADPGSVSYMFSRKGVIIVPKGELSEDDVLGAVLDAGAEEVNDLGETFEVVSEATDLVEVRTALQEAGIDYDSAESSFVPSVQVELDEEGAKKIFKLIDALEDSDDVQNVFANFDVSDEVMEKVDA
- the secD gene encoding protein translocase subunit SecD produces the protein MAAPKKGRSASAQSKPGRSLALILIALVGLTGGMFVSGDTTPRLGIDLAGGTSITLEAKADQGSAINKANMDTAVEIMNRRVNGLGVSETEVQTQGDRNIIVNIPKGTNSKEARDQVGTTAKLYFRPVLAQEATGSAAATTSPSASASGSSSASPSPSSSATGSGEKASSSSSSSPSATATSQGRAVTDGLKADSTPSASATDSAKASTTPSATASGSTSDAAIQAKYAALDCSKRSVRAKAGEGVKPEDTTVACGEIDKVWYKYLLGPAAVDGTDVDKAQAVYDTQTAAGWQVTMDFNSKGTKKFATVTGQLAQNTQPQNEFAIVLDGNVVSSPYVQSAITGGNAQISGSFTQDEAQGLANMLSYGALPLSFKEQSVTTVTAALGGEQLHAGLLAGAIGLALVVIYLVAYYRGLSLIAIASLLMSAALTYVIMSLLGPAIGFALNLPAVCGAIVAIGITADSFIVYFERIRDEIREGRSLRPAVERAWPRARRTILVSDFVSFLAAAVLFIVTVGKVQGFAFTLGLTTVLDVVVVFFFTKPLMTLLARRKFFANGHKWSGLDPKSLGAQPPIRRTRRPAGPAAGSVETKEA
- a CDS encoding glycosyltransferase family 4 protein; this translates as MRIGIVCPYSWDVPGGVQFHIRDLAEYFIRLGHEVSVLAPADDDTPLPPYVVSAGRAVPVPYNGSVARLNFGFLSAARVRRWLHDGSFDVIHIHEPTSPSLGLLTCWAAQGPIVATFHTSNPRSRAMIAAYAILQAALEKISARIAVSEYARRTLVEHLGGDAVVIPNGVDVDFFAQAEPKAEWQGDTIGFVGRIDEPRKGLPVLMKALPRIFAERPGARLLVAGRGDAREAVADLPKELHARVEFLGMVSDEDKARFLRSVDLYVAPNTGGESFGIILVEAMSAGAPVLASDLDAFAQVLDQGAAGELFANEDADALAEAAVRLLGDPERRAELRERGSAHVRRFDWSTVGADILSVYETVTAGAAAVAVTDDDRGGPGLRARLGLARD
- the ruvA gene encoding Holliday junction branch migration protein RuvA codes for the protein MIAFVSGPVAALAPDSAVVEVGGIGIAVQCTPNTLSGLRKGQEARLATSLVVREDSLTLYGFVDDDERQVFELLQTASGVGPRLAQAMLAVHTPDALRRAVSTGDEKALIAVPGIGKKGAQKLLLELKDRLGEPVGAPAIGAPVTHGWRDQLHAALIGLGYATREADEAVAAVTPQAEAAEGTPQVGQLLKAALQTLNRAR
- the pdxT gene encoding pyridoxal 5'-phosphate synthase glutaminase subunit PdxT; this encodes MSTPVIGVLALQGDVREHLIALAAADAVARPVRRPEELAEVDGLVLPGGESTTISKLAVLFGVMEPLRARVRAGMPVYGTCAGLIMLADKILDPRSGQETFGGIDMIVRRNAFGRQNESFEAAVDVKGVEGDPVEGVFIRAPWVESVGADVEVLAEHGGHIVAVRQGNALATSFHPELTGDHRVHSLFVDMVRANRTAESL
- the ruvC gene encoding crossover junction endodeoxyribonuclease RuvC; translated protein: MRVLGVDPGLTRCGVGVVEGVAGRPLTLLGVGVVRTPADAEIGLRLVAVEQGIERWLDEYRPEVVAVERVFSQHNVRTVMGTAQASAVAMLCAARRGIPVALHTPSEVKAAVTGSGRADKAQVGAMVTRLLRLDAPPKPADAADALALAICHIWRAPAQNRLQQAVALHTANATKGRTA
- a CDS encoding DUF6210 family protein, which encodes MSDAPRRVFLDLEDTGWVFVVVAAPTGVVYEVQGGGFGCVPYAQEGYLLPVPGNDPAGDLKDLFVGELKGAGAAGMDWPPPLLDRLRTAVALLVHGSANRDDLFPAPLVLDESRLSEADEAWVPVLTPDGPGVLTWENSD
- the yajC gene encoding preprotein translocase subunit YajC codes for the protein MSPVTLLPFIVLIGAMFLMTRSAKKKQQQAADMRNQLQPGSGIRTIGGMYATVKEVNDDTVLLDAGPGVELLFAKNAIGAVLTDDEYNRIVHGIEHDLKSDSDVVPDDASSLTDSADADEPADEAAAASDDKSVDLGKKDTPEAAEEKTAEAEADEEPHKTDGESDAKK
- the ruvB gene encoding Holliday junction branch migration DNA helicase RuvB, yielding MNWDDTTDTDAAAERLVGPVADREDQAVEAALRPKDLGEFIGQEKVREQLDLVLRAARARGATADHVLLSGAPGLGKTTLSMIIAAEMGAPIRITSGPAIQHAGDLAAILSSLQEGEVLFLDEIHRMSRPAEEMLYMAMEDFRVDVIVGKGPGATAIPLELPPFTLVGATTRAGLLPPPLRDRFGFTAHMEFYEPAELQRVVHRSAHLLDVEIDPDGAAEIAGRSRGTPRIANRLLRRVRDYAQVKADGIVTREIAAAALKVYEVDARGLDRLDRAVLQALLKLFGGGPVGLSTLAVAVGEERETVEEVAEPFLVREGLLARTPRGRVATPAAWTHLGLTPPRTHGGGQQDLFEA